The proteins below come from a single Mercenaria mercenaria strain notata chromosome 3, MADL_Memer_1, whole genome shotgun sequence genomic window:
- the LOC123524994 gene encoding uncharacterized protein LOC123524994, with product MSQELIDLEELVRTWVNDFPLDKSQRKDADDILSTDINWNHVRIHHGKTEYYDTIKKSTPKTHVLFSAHFTNDTDQQQVYTLKTERRTKSTCNISMEKCYTIGFSLDIKLCPPNPVIEANAGFKGEMSVKKADEESFEEELVWSVDNQISVPPKVKTKADLVLKEDEYTSHFKCETKFEGKIHVTLRSKRDNSPITTLTGDVRHIFRADQGFRVDKTGIYYVSQGRCKCRFGIEQHVRLSQIALKDVVDTDEDENTE from the coding sequence ATGTCGCAGGAATTGATAGACCTGGAGGAGTTGGTTCGAACTTGGGTCAATGACTTCCCGCTTGACAAGAGCCAACGTAAAGATGCAGACGACATATTGTCCACAGATATAAACTGGAACCACGTGCGAATACATCATGGGAAAACGGAATATTACGACACGATCAAGAAGTCAACGCCTAAAACGCACGTGCTGTTTAGCGCGCATTTTACAAACGATACAGACCAACAGCAGGTCTATACCCTTAAGACCGAAAGGAGAACAAAATCAACATGCAATATCTCTATGGAAAAATGTTACACGATTGGATTTAGCCTTGACATTAAATTGTGCCCGCCAAATCCTGTGATAGAAGCAAACGCTGGTTTCAAAGGCGAAATGTCAGTTAAAAAGGCAGACGAAGAGTCATTTGAAGAGGAACTCGTTTGGTCTGTCGATAATCAGATCAGCGTTCCGCCAAAAGTCAAAACAAAAGCTGATCTGGTGCTAAAAGAAGACGAGTACACGAGTCATTTCAAATGTGAGACCAAGTTTGAAGGAAAGATTCACGTAACGTTGAGAAGCAAGCGTGATAACTCCCCAATTACTACGCTGACGGGCGATGTCCGACATATTTTCCGTGCAGATCAAGGTTTCCGAGTAGATAAAACTGGAATTTATTACGTGTCGCAAGGACGGTGTAAATGTAGGTTCGGAATAGAGCAGCATGTAAGGCTTAGCCAAATAGCATTGAAAGATGTGGTTGATACGGACGAAGATGAAAATACGGAATGA